The sequence gtaatgaatgtgggaaggcctttagtGATCGATCAGGCCTTATTCAGCACCAGAGAACTCATACTGGGGAGAGGCCTTATGAGTGTAAtgagtgtgggaaagcctttggCTACTGTTCAGCCCTGACTcaacaccagagaactcacactGGGGAGAAACCCTATAAATGCAATGATTGTGCCAAAGCCTTTAGCGACCGCTCAGCCCTTATTCGTCATCAGAGAacacacactggagagaaaccttacaagtGTAAGGACTGTGGAAAGGCTTTCAGCCAGAGCTCATCTCTTACAAAGCATCAGAAAACTCACACTGGAGAAAAGCCCTATAAGTGTAAggaatgtggaaaagccttcagCCAGAGTTCATCCCTTTCTCAACATCAGAAAACTCATGCTGGGGGGAAAACCAAAGAATACGGAAAAGCCTTTAGTGAGCATTCAGCCTTTGGCCAGCAaaagagaattcatactggataGAGACCATGTAGATGTGGTACCTTTAGAGCATATTTAGCAGACAGTTACTAAATGTCATGTGAGGGCTACAAATGAAGTTCAGAGTGTGTCATGCAAACGATATTGAGAAGTCATTGCTGATACATAGCGTACTTAGGATGTGAAGGAGGGGTTTGACTTTTTTCCGGTGTAGCAGAGGACTTTAAATTTCCTCGGGGAAAGAGAATGATTATTTCCAACACCCTAAGGTGTATGTAAGCTTCCAAATCCTTGGGAGAGAAACAGGGTGTGTTCTTGTCTGGGCTGGATAGTCTCTTAATGCTAAGGAGACGAAGCTTTAAAGAGATGAGGGGGTTCTTTAGGGAAATTGCAGAGGCAGAAATAAGAGATTAAGAATTCACAAGTTGGTCCAGGGTTGGGAGTGGCGGTGGAAGGGAAGTGGTTCTCAGGCTTAAGTATAGGGTCACTTAGGAGATAGATTAGAAGGATCGAGAAAAAGAACTGGGGGAATGAACTCAAGAAATGTTGATTGCGATAACTACCCAAATGAGTGCTCCCAACCAGGGAAAGTATTAGACGCGTTAGTTGGCCAGGTGCAGAGTTTCCGCCCCAACACCAAGGAACGTCGGCGTGCCAATCTGGGGCCACACTCTGTTTCGGAGACCTTGCTTCCTGATCCGCAGCCTGCTAAGACTCGTACTAACTCCAGAGGTCAAGACTGACAGTCTAGAAAGAGAAGGTACAGAAGGGACCTTTGATGTTTTCAGTCTATTTTAAGCTACCTATTTTAAGCTAAGTTACCTGAGGATgtgtttatttataaagattttaccTCAATCGTATGTAGTTTGTACTTTAGACTTATTCATATCATAGTCACATTAAGTTGTAGGCCTGAGCTGACACTGCATATTAGTTTGTGAAATTTGGTAAGACTTTGAAATACCTTTCACCATTTTATTCTTGGGTAGACGCACAGgacagccatatatatatatattttttttttttttcattgaaactTTGAAGGTTATTGCACATATTTTGAGtattgtgtttttagttttcacaAGTTTGATGATGTGTCTTGATGTGGatttctttgagtttatcctGTTTTCTGAACTTCAGTCTGTAGGTGTATGTGTTTCACGACATTTGGGGCATTTTTACCCATCATTTCTTTGAACACATTTTCCAGCCCTCACTCCTCCCCTTCTAGGACCCTGATGACACACATGTTAGATCTTTGATTGTAGTCCCACAGGTTCCCGAGGCTCtgttcttcttctgttttttttttttttctccccccgcccccacccagagTATATTTTTACCTTGATGTCCTCAGGCTACTAACAAAATAACCTAAATGGGGAGttcaaacaacaaaaatgaatttctcacagttttggaggctgggaagtctaagatcaagctGTCAGCTTTGGCCCCTGGTGCTTTATTTGGTGCTTTCATGGGAGAAAAGAGAgctctctctcttctatttcctATAAAGCTGCCAGTCCTATCTGGTTAGGACCCCagccttatgacctcatttaaccttagttACCTCTGAGAACTCCTGTGTCCAAATACAATTCACACTGAGAGTTAACaccaacatatgaatttagggggcacacaattcagtccatagcattCTGCCCCTggctcccccaaattcatgttcaTGCAAAATACATTTGCTCCATCCCAACAATCCCTCAAATCTTAACTCATTCCAACATCAAGTCTGAAATCTTACCTAAATATCACATAAATCAGATATGGGTGAGGCTTAAGGTATAATTTATCCTGAGGCAAAATTCTTGTTCAGCTGCGAACCTGTGAAACCAGATAAGTTATATGCTTCCAAAATAGGATTGTGGGACAGGCATGTGATAGATATTCTCATTCCAAAAGGGagaaataggaaagaaggaagaagtgagAGGTACCCAGCAAGGCAAACTCCATTAAATCTTAGGTCTTGAGAACAATCCTATTTGGCCGGATGCCCCACCTTCCAGACCCACTGAGACAGTGATCCCACCTTCCAGACCCACTGATCAGCAGTCTCAACACCAAGTCTCTGCTGCGTAGCCCTGCCTCCAGAACTTTGTTGGCATCTGTGGCAGCTGGCCTGTTGAAACTTAGGTGACATCCCCATCCTTTGACACAGAAGGCAGCGATGATCCTGAAATTGACttgagtcattcttttttttttgaaacatagaGCATGTTTTTGGCTGAGTAGCTTTACTGTCCAGTCCTGTAGGATCTGAGAGTCTTCCTCCATTTGTctaatttttctctcccttgaGTCCCAGCTGGCGTGTTTCTGCTGGTACCATCCCGGCTTCTGTGGAGATGGCTGAACTTAATCACACCCATGAGTCACACCCCTGTTCTCTTTTTCAGATGGTTGTTCAGCCACACCCTTAGTGTTCTCTGCAGAACAGGCTTTCTCATATTTTGCAATATGGGTGGacagaattttccaaatctctAAGTTCTAAgatttggtgtttttgttttttgcttttgcttaacAAGTCCTTGGATGTACCTCTCCCCTCTCGCATTTTGTTATAAGCAGTAAGGAGGGCCCAAGCTGCACCTCCAACACTTTGCTTGGAAATCTTGGTTGAAAGTCTGTAGGTTCTTTGCTCATAAGTTCTACCTTCCACAAAACACTGGAACTTTACAACAAGGATTGCCTTCCAGTTTCCAATAACATGTTCCTCATTTCTGTCTGAGATTTCATCAGAACGGCCTTTAACATCCATATTTAGAGTGTGCACCTCAAAACTCTGCCAACCTCTACCCATTACCCAGTTCAAAGGTGCTTCCACATCTTTAGGCATCTGTTAGAGCAGCACCCATCTTGTAGGTGCCCAAATCTGTTAATCTGCTTGGGGGtgccaaaacaaaataccatagactggggggCTCATATAACAGAAGTTCATTTCTCACcattctagaggctgggaaggccaagatcaaggtatGCACGGATTGGGTTTCTGGTAAGAGGGTTCTCTTCCTAGCTTGTAGACGGCCACCTCCTTGCTGTGTCCTCCCAGCTTTTCCTCTCTGCATGCACGTGCAGTGCGGAAAGAATTCTATCTTCTTACAAGGCTACCAATCCTATCAGCTTAAGACCCCaaacttatggggcgcctgggtggctcagtgggttaagccgctgccttcggctcaggtcatgatctcagggtcctgggatcgagtcccgcatcgggctctctgcttagcagggagcctgcttcctcctctctctctctctctgcctgcctctctgcctacttgtgatttctctctgtcaaataaataaataaaatctttaaaaaaaaaaaaaaagaccccaaacttACGACCTCATTCAACCTTAATTACCTTCTGCAAACCCTGTCTCTAAATACATTGGTTAGGGCTTCAGCATGAATTGGTGGTTGGGGGATGGTTGACGCACAATTCCATCCACAGTGATTTCTTTTGTGTTGTTCAGGTTGCGTATTTTCTATTGTTCTATCTTCAacttcactaattctttcttctgccccttcccttctgaTGTTGACTCCCATCATtgggttttatttcatttctatttttcagttcCATTTGATTGTATTCTACTTCTTTACTGAAACTCTTTTCTAAAATCGCATCAAGAATGTTTGTCCTTGCTCATTGAGGCATTTTATGACGgctgttttaaaatcttttatcagGAAATTCTAACATCTGTGTCATTTCAGTGTTGGCATCTGTGGGCTGTCTTATTTGAGTTGAGATTTTCCTTCTGTGTGCACCAGCAATTTTTAGTTGAAATCTGGGCATTTTGAGTGTTACGTTATGAGACTCTGTTTCCTATTTAAAGCTTCTATTTGGGCAGGCCTCTTTGGAGAAAGGGTTGAGGGGTTACTGCTTATTACTGTAAGTTGGTGTTGGAAGTGCAGGCTCATCACTGGCCTCTACTGACACCAGGATAGGTGTCCTCACTACTGCTAGGTAGGGGTGGGAGTTAAAACTCCCTACCAGGCCTCTACTGACCTCACACCAGCGAGGTAGGGGAGAGACGTCTTCTCTCTGGGTAGCATTGGAAGCCTTCCCCCCCATGGTCTCCATGGGCACTGCCAGGGTGGGATGGGGAAAGAATTAGTTTGGAAAATTCTGTCCTTACTTGACCTTCTCTGATACCACTGTGATGCAGAGGTGGAGCATTGAGGAACCTTGTTACAGACTGGGGAGGTAGAAGTGTAGGCTCCCCATTTGGTCTCAGCTCTTTGGCTGGAGTAGGATGGGTATTGTCTACAAGTTTTCCGTCTTGCTAGTCCACTTCTTTCCTCATCCTTTGTTAAGAAAGAACAGATTTTCTTgagccatttttgtttgttttgttttgttttttgtctgtgaCCCTTGGCATTTCTTGGTTGCCAGCTTCTTCAGAATCCAGTCTGGGATAGATGAGGGCAAAGGAAAACCCAAGGGACTCAGTCTGTGTTGTTCTTCAGGTTCTGAGGTCCCCAGCCAGTTTGTATTCTCCCCACCTTTCAGAATCTTAACGTTGTTTTATATAGAATGTCCATGGTTTTTAGCTATACTTTGAGAAATAGGGAAAAGCACTCCTACATATTTCCCACTACATCCTTTCATTTGACCTCAGAATAGCAGGTCAAGTTGTGAAAGGTTTGTGGCATACAGAGGTATATACAACTAGTTAGGATTAAGTACCAAGAGGAGTGCTCACTTGTCCCTCCAATATAAGTTGCCAAGTTGGTAGGTAGAAACTACCAGGCTGCAAGCTTCATCTAGCTTTCAAGGAACTATAGTGTTTAAGTTGAGGAATCAACCAGTATTTAATTGTAGATTACAAATTTCAGAAGGAAAGGTAGGTTTGATTAAGTACATAAACATATGAACTATtgtgttagtttttttttatttatagcttTGTTCCAAGAGCATGTAAAAACCACTGGAGAATTGAATTCAgaattttgggggtttttttctattatatattacatgtatatagATATCTGTTCATTTAAATTTGATATACAACACAGGATATCCTAGAGAACcaactaataaatgaaaataactgGGATTTGGGACAAATCACTTCATCCTTTTAGatgtttcctcatttatatatttttaaaaaatgtaatacctCCTTCAGAGTGGCTAGATTATGTAGATAATGGATGGAAAGTGATTTGCAAGCTATCAAGTGCTATGTGATAGGTATCATTGAATAGTCATTTATGACCTGTTCATCATGTATGTTTTATGATGGTGTAGTCcaataaaaatgatgaatataatggaatccttttatatttttttaaaaataagttttcttgGACAGAAGTAAAATGTGCATCTTTTGAGATGATGGTAAATTATaatgatagttgtttttttttactgataGATTTTCTAATGTCAAAGAATACTGGCATTCTTGGGATTATCTAGCTTAATGATTTTCCCACTTCTGGATGAGTTTGTTAGGGTTTTCCAGAAACaaccaatattttatatatattacatatgtataaaataatattttatatttatatatacatatatatttatatatacatatatatcactacttattatatatacatatatatattctattggATAAGTAGTGACATATATTCTAAGGAATTGACTCATGCACTTATATGACCTGTTGTCTACAAGCTGGGGACCTAGGAAAGCTGGTAGTGTCTTTCCAACCCAAGTTCAAAGCCAGAGAACCAAGAGCACTGAGGGCGGAAGACCCAACATCTCAGCTCAACAGTCAGGCAGGGAGAGCTAATTCAACCCtggcctttttgttctgtttaggCCCATAACATATTGGACATTGCCCACTCACAGTGGGGAGGCACTCTGATTTTCTCAGCccccaattcaaatgctaatcttttCTGGGaacaccttcacagacacacccagaaataatatttaaccaGATATTTGGGCATCCCCGCGGGTCAaactgatacataaaattaaccatcacactcaTGTGTTTTTACCAGTTagtcttgttcttctttttttttttttaatattttatttacttatttgacagacagagatcacaaataggcagagaggcaggcagagagagagggagaagtgggttccccgctgagcagagagcttgatgtggggctcgatgtggggcttgatcccaggaccccaagatcatgacctgagccgaaggcagaggcgtaacccactgagccacccaggtgcccctagtcttgTTCTTCTATTTGcctttcccctcttcttttttgttttctttcagattgattaagttttattttttactttacagGTTTGAGATGTATATACTCTGTTTCTATTTAATGGTTATTGttcacatttttaacaagctAAATTATATTAAAGCATGTTTAACTGAAACTCTAAA comes from Neovison vison isolate M4711 chromosome 8, ASM_NN_V1, whole genome shotgun sequence and encodes:
- the LOC122915110 gene encoding zinc finger protein 135-like — its product is MRHEKICAEKKPWKCNECEKAFSYYSAFVLHQRIHTGEKPYECNECGKAFSQSIHLTLHQRIHTGEKPYECHECGKAFSHRSALIRHHIIHTGEKPYECSECGKAFNQSSYLTQHQRIHTGEKPYECNECGKAFSQSTFLTQHQVIHTGEKPYKCNECGKAFSDRSGLIQHQRTHTGERPYECNECGKAFGYCSALTQHQRTHTGEKPYKCNDCAKAFSDRSALIRHQRTHTGEKPYKCKDCGKAFSQSSSLTKHQKTHTGEKPYKCKECGKAFSQSSSLSQHQKTHAGGKTKEYGKAFSEHSAFGQQKRIHTG